The following are from one region of the Sandaracinus amylolyticus genome:
- the recA gene encoding recombinase RecA: MATDSNKENKEKALSLALGTIEKTFGKGAIMRLGDAEQTKDIAIIPSGSVALDIALGVGGYPRGRIIEIFGPESSGKTTLTLHAIAEVQKQGGVAAFIDAEHALDVSYAKKLGVNTEELLVSQPDHGEQALEIADTLVRSGAVDLIVVDSVAALVPKAEIEGEMGDQHVGLHARLMSQALRKLTATVHKSNCTLFFINQIRMKIGVMFGSPETTTGGNALKFYASQRLDIRRVGTIKTGDQAVGNRVRVKVVKNKLAPPFVECEFDVLFGKGMSRSGDVLDLGAEMGIIEKSGAWYSCQGERIGQGRDNARLYLEQHPETMAWVENQILEKHGLSRGGAAAAPSEPSEEKPNGGSDRRSRARN; encoded by the coding sequence ATGGCGACCGACTCGAACAAGGAGAACAAGGAGAAGGCGCTGAGCCTCGCGCTCGGCACCATCGAGAAGACGTTCGGCAAGGGCGCGATCATGCGCCTCGGAGATGCCGAGCAAACCAAGGACATCGCGATCATCCCGTCGGGCTCGGTGGCCCTGGACATCGCGCTGGGCGTCGGTGGTTATCCGCGCGGGCGCATCATCGAGATCTTCGGCCCGGAGTCGAGCGGCAAGACGACGCTGACGCTCCACGCGATCGCCGAGGTGCAGAAGCAGGGCGGCGTCGCCGCGTTCATCGACGCCGAGCACGCGCTCGACGTCTCGTACGCGAAGAAGCTCGGCGTGAACACCGAGGAGCTGCTGGTCTCGCAGCCCGATCACGGTGAGCAGGCGCTCGAGATCGCCGACACGCTGGTGCGCAGCGGCGCGGTCGATCTGATCGTCGTCGACTCGGTCGCCGCGCTCGTGCCCAAGGCCGAGATCGAGGGCGAGATGGGCGACCAGCACGTCGGTCTGCACGCGCGCCTGATGAGCCAGGCGCTCCGCAAGCTGACCGCGACGGTGCACAAGTCGAACTGCACGCTGTTCTTCATCAACCAGATCCGCATGAAGATCGGCGTGATGTTCGGCTCGCCCGAGACCACGACGGGCGGCAACGCGCTCAAGTTCTATGCGTCGCAGCGCCTCGACATCCGTCGCGTCGGCACGATCAAGACGGGCGATCAGGCGGTCGGCAACCGCGTCCGCGTGAAGGTCGTGAAGAACAAGCTCGCGCCGCCGTTCGTCGAGTGCGAGTTCGACGTGCTCTTCGGCAAGGGGATGAGCCGCTCGGGTGACGTGCTCGATCTCGGTGCCGAGATGGGGATCATCGAGAAGTCGGGCGCGTGGTACAGCTGCCAGGGCGAGCGCATCGGGCAGGGACGCGACAACGCGCGCCTCTACCTGGAGCAGCACCCGGAGACGATGGCGTGGGTCGAGAACCAGATCCTCGAGAAGCACGGGCTCAGCCGTGGCGGCGCAGCTGCAGCGCCGAGCGAGCCCTCCGAGGAGAAGCCGAACGGCGGGTCGGATCGTCGTTCGCGCGCGCGCAACTGA
- a CDS encoding CarD family transcriptional regulator: MDFKVGEKAVHPYHGVGEVTAVETKEIAGHKKTFYILRIVESGMKVMVPTDAAQRIGLRAVISKKEADKVLAVLKDTKFAVTAQPWNRRQREYVEMLKSGSPVEVAKVLRDLTRLKSDKDLSFGERRLLDQARSLLVTELALARRCKEDRVEAEIQGILAS, from the coding sequence ATGGATTTCAAGGTCGGCGAGAAGGCGGTCCATCCCTATCACGGCGTCGGTGAGGTGACGGCTGTCGAGACCAAGGAGATCGCCGGTCACAAGAAGACCTTCTACATCCTCCGGATCGTCGAGAGCGGCATGAAGGTGATGGTCCCGACCGACGCCGCGCAGCGCATCGGTCTCCGCGCCGTGATCTCGAAGAAGGAGGCGGACAAGGTCCTCGCCGTCCTCAAGGACACGAAGTTCGCCGTCACCGCGCAGCCGTGGAACCGCCGCCAGCGCGAGTACGTCGAGATGCTGAAGAGCGGATCGCCGGTCGAGGTGGCGAAGGTGCTGCGCGACCTGACGCGCCTGAAGTCGGACAAGGATCTCTCGTTCGGCGAGCGCCGCCTGCTCGATCAGGCGCGCAGCCTCCTCGTGACCGAGCTCGCGCTCGCGCGGCGCTGCAAGGAAGATCGCGTCGAGGCGGAGATCCAGGGGATCCTGGCGAGCTGA